The Maridesulfovibrio frigidus DSM 17176 genome has a segment encoding these proteins:
- a CDS encoding Tgt2/MlaC family protein: MAVKMKRLATISLFAILLCFAAGTCFAAPAQSPKERLRTGIQDVIDVLNDPQYKGIPSKKAEQAAEVREKIKNFFNFRELSKRTVGRPWLKFTPQEKDRFIALFTELLEYTYLGRIENYTNEKVSFDKETIIKEKYAQVDTRLLTSKEIVPVIYRLKLVDNEWNVYDVKIEGISLVNNYRTQFSGIIDTSSDAKFESSKKELFDRLEQKCSDLKNKPAKK; the protein is encoded by the coding sequence TTGGCTGTAAAAATGAAACGACTCGCAACTATATCTCTTTTCGCTATACTCCTCTGCTTTGCAGCAGGCACATGTTTTGCTGCCCCGGCACAGTCTCCTAAAGAAAGACTTCGCACTGGCATTCAGGATGTTATAGATGTTTTGAACGATCCCCAGTACAAAGGCATCCCCTCAAAAAAAGCAGAGCAAGCTGCCGAAGTACGTGAAAAAATTAAAAATTTCTTCAACTTTCGCGAACTTTCAAAGCGAACTGTTGGACGCCCATGGCTCAAATTTACACCACAAGAAAAAGATAGATTTATAGCGCTTTTCACTGAACTCCTTGAGTATACCTACCTTGGTAGAATCGAGAATTATACAAATGAGAAAGTCTCATTTGACAAAGAGACGATAATAAAGGAAAAATACGCTCAAGTAGATACGCGATTACTTACAAGTAAAGAAATTGTTCCTGTCATTTATCGCTTGAAATTGGTAGATAATGAATGGAATGTTTATGATGTAAAAATTGAAGGCATTAGCCTCGTCAATAATTACAGGACTCAATTTTCAGGTATCATTGATACAAGTTCGGATGCCAAGTTCGAATCCTCGAAAAAAGAGCTGTTTGATCGCTTAGAACAAAAATGTAGCGACTTAAAAAATAAGCCTGCTAAGAAATAA